A portion of the Rubripirellula tenax genome contains these proteins:
- a CDS encoding YHYH protein has translation MKFTIAITVSLAFANVAFAHEGHSHAPSPKAKQKIVQLNTEPPKHHFVVFQNAPEATAPELAKLFQPFEKTVNVRFDKDFLFVESNGMPEHPMMIGITAWQQQVPLPQVYFGDNAYRIPLHPVPAKNPMSTKEHFFRGAIAVAVNGIPIFNPIKNDGKTDTLAAGELDQWGGHCGRADDYHYHIAPVHLEKIVGAGSAVAIALDGYPIYGYNDPNGQPPTDLDWLNGHKGPDGKYHYHATKTFPYLNGGFYGEVVERDGQVDPQPRARPLRPSLSGLRGAKINGFENPKQGSYVLLYDVDGEKRSINYTVADNGSATFQFVSPQGTKTETYTPREGGGAGGGARNGAPSPDEKRPPQGDRPANQPNGPRGGDGGQGGQREGGGGRQGGGGQQQGGGQRQGGGGNPFLQALDANRDGILDKAEIQNATSALLTLDKNKDGQISGEELRGPGGGQADRAEGDRPQENRQQGDRPQGGPRGGDRPDQAGGPNAGGQRGPQPGDGPRQPWILVHADEIDLDKNKIISRDEIVGEATKAFDGYDANKDDTLTDAELNSRGGSRSAMGGFLKGHSKEIDRDGDGILTRAEAVGNAERMFAKMDTNGDGIISPEEMEASRRE, from the coding sequence ATGAAATTTACGATCGCGATTACGGTCAGCTTGGCATTTGCGAATGTTGCGTTTGCTCACGAAGGCCATTCTCACGCACCTTCGCCTAAAGCAAAACAGAAAATCGTTCAGCTCAACACAGAGCCGCCGAAGCATCATTTCGTCGTGTTCCAAAACGCGCCGGAAGCAACCGCACCTGAGCTGGCCAAGCTGTTTCAACCATTCGAGAAAACCGTAAACGTTCGGTTCGACAAGGATTTCCTGTTTGTTGAATCCAATGGCATGCCAGAGCATCCGATGATGATCGGCATTACCGCTTGGCAACAACAAGTACCGTTGCCGCAGGTGTATTTCGGCGACAATGCTTATCGAATTCCGTTGCATCCGGTTCCAGCGAAGAATCCGATGTCAACGAAGGAGCATTTCTTTCGTGGGGCGATTGCTGTCGCGGTCAACGGCATACCGATCTTCAATCCGATCAAGAACGATGGCAAAACGGATACGTTGGCAGCGGGTGAACTTGACCAATGGGGTGGGCACTGTGGTCGAGCCGACGACTACCACTATCACATCGCTCCGGTTCATTTGGAGAAGATCGTTGGTGCGGGTAGCGCCGTGGCAATTGCTCTGGATGGCTATCCAATCTACGGCTACAACGACCCGAACGGACAGCCTCCCACGGACCTCGATTGGTTGAACGGCCACAAGGGTCCCGATGGCAAGTATCACTACCACGCAACAAAAACATTCCCTTATTTGAACGGGGGATTTTATGGCGAGGTTGTCGAAAGAGACGGGCAAGTTGATCCGCAGCCACGAGCTCGACCGTTGCGACCGTCACTGTCGGGACTCAGGGGTGCCAAGATCAACGGCTTTGAAAATCCAAAGCAGGGCAGCTATGTGTTGCTCTACGACGTCGATGGCGAAAAAAGGTCTATCAACTACACCGTCGCCGATAATGGATCAGCAACATTCCAGTTTGTGTCGCCGCAAGGTACGAAAACCGAAACGTATACACCGCGTGAAGGCGGTGGTGCCGGTGGAGGCGCCCGCAACGGAGCACCGTCTCCTGATGAGAAACGTCCGCCGCAAGGCGACCGACCTGCCAACCAGCCCAACGGTCCGCGTGGGGGCGACGGTGGCCAAGGTGGTCAGCGAGAAGGTGGCGGCGGGCGCCAAGGCGGCGGCGGGCAACAGCAAGGCGGCGGTCAGCGACAGGGCGGAGGAGGCAATCCGTTTCTTCAGGCTCTTGACGCCAACCGCGACGGAATCCTCGACAAAGCCGAGATACAGAACGCAACATCCGCACTTCTCACTCTCGATAAAAACAAAGACGGACAAATCTCCGGCGAAGAACTCCGTGGCCCCGGTGGTGGACAAGCCGATCGCGCAGAAGGTGATCGACCGCAAGAAAACCGCCAGCAAGGCGATCGGCCACAAGGAGGTCCGCGTGGAGGCGATCGTCCTGATCAAGCGGGCGGCCCAAACGCAGGTGGTCAGCGCGGACCACAACCCGGTGACGGTCCACGTCAACCTTGGATTCTCGTCCACGCCGATGAGATAGACCTCGACAAGAACAAGATCATCAGTCGCGACGAAATCGTCGGTGAAGCGACCAAGGCTTTCGATGGTTACGACGCCAACAAAGACGACACGCTGACCGATGCCGAATTGAACAGTCGCGGCGGATCACGCAGCGCCATGGGCGGCTTCTTGAAAGGGCACTCCAAAGAAATCGATCGAGACGGCGACGGCATCCTGACTCGCGCGGAAGCCGTCGGCAACGCCGAACGCATGTTCGCCAAGATGGATACCAACGGTGACGGCATTATCTCGCCCGAAGAAATGGAAGCCTCACGGCGAGAATAA